One region of Culex pipiens pallens isolate TS chromosome 2, TS_CPP_V2, whole genome shotgun sequence genomic DNA includes:
- the LOC120421136 gene encoding uncharacterized protein LOC120421136 isoform X1 → MHAVGIHSALAIKRQRKRRDVQRKVRERRYSIQSSESGETHSPHGSTRRKFHPHKVHMTENHNLDTKVVTSIGMLHIGVVFVVFGIFLLGAGFFPDNLSNQPAQTWHLLGKGSWWNELICTGLFAVGLGIFLIILNCVISNREEQDLESYVQRQLTRSRSGHRLERDVETGGLTTRHHRKAMQIQKGAAERGLDDLSNSNILLTPTSSEVVTPTTPSGAVLGASGEILLEKILEEDSSYGDPDYYSRNAGQSPPGADNDKRLLLGNGHTGAIHMTDI, encoded by the exons atgcaCGCCGTCGGAATTCACTCGGCGCTGGCCATCAAGCGGCAACGAAAGCGGCGCGATGTCCAGCGGAAGGTCCGCGAGCGCCGCTACAGCATACAGAGCTCCGAGAGCGGGGAAACGCACTCCCCGCACGGTTCCACCCGCCGGAAGTTCCACCCCCACAAGGTGCACATGACCGAGAACCATAACTTAGACACGAAG GTAGTCACAAGCATTGGAATGCTACACATAGGAGTCGTATTCGTAGTGTTCGGAATCTTTTTACTAGGTGCTGGATTTTTTCCAGATAATTTATCAAATCAACCGGCACAAACCTGGCATCTACTGG GCAAAGGCTCCTGGTGGAACGAGCTGATATGCACGGGACTGTTCGCCGTCGGTCTCGGCATCTTCTTAATCATCCTCAACTGTGTGATAAGCAATCGAGAGGAGCAGGACCTCGAGAGCTACGTCCAGCGGCAGCTGACACGATCGAGATCCG GTCACCGCTTGGAGCGAGACGTCGAGACTGGTGGCCTTACGACACGCCACCACCGCAAAGCCATGCAAATCCAGAAGGGTGCCGCCGAAAGGGGCTTGGACGACCTGTCCAACTCGAACATTCTGCTAACGCCAACCAGTAGCGAGGTGGTGACCCCCACAACTCCCTCCGGAG CAGTACTCGGAGCATCCGGTGAGATATTGCTAGAGAAGATCCTGGAGGAGGACAGCAGTTACGGTGATCCGGATTACTACTCGCGGAACGCCGGACAATCGCCGCCGGGCGCCGATAATGACAAGCGGTTGCTGCTCGGTAATGGCCATACTGGCGCCATCCACATGACCGATATCTAA
- the LOC120421136 gene encoding uncharacterized protein LOC120421136 isoform X2: protein MHAVGIHSALAIKRQRKRRDVQRKVRERRYSIQSSESGETHSPHGSTRRKFHPHKVHMTENHNLDTKVVTSIGMLHIGVVFVVFGIFLLGAGFFPDNLSNQPAQTWHLLGKGSWWNELICTGLFAVGLGIFLIILNCVISNREEQDLESYVQRQLTRSRSGHRLERDVETGGLTTRHHRKAMQIQKGAAERGLDDLSNSNILLTPTSSEVVTPTTPSGVLGASGEILLEKILEEDSSYGDPDYYSRNAGQSPPGADNDKRLLLGNGHTGAIHMTDI, encoded by the exons atgcaCGCCGTCGGAATTCACTCGGCGCTGGCCATCAAGCGGCAACGAAAGCGGCGCGATGTCCAGCGGAAGGTCCGCGAGCGCCGCTACAGCATACAGAGCTCCGAGAGCGGGGAAACGCACTCCCCGCACGGTTCCACCCGCCGGAAGTTCCACCCCCACAAGGTGCACATGACCGAGAACCATAACTTAGACACGAAG GTAGTCACAAGCATTGGAATGCTACACATAGGAGTCGTATTCGTAGTGTTCGGAATCTTTTTACTAGGTGCTGGATTTTTTCCAGATAATTTATCAAATCAACCGGCACAAACCTGGCATCTACTGG GCAAAGGCTCCTGGTGGAACGAGCTGATATGCACGGGACTGTTCGCCGTCGGTCTCGGCATCTTCTTAATCATCCTCAACTGTGTGATAAGCAATCGAGAGGAGCAGGACCTCGAGAGCTACGTCCAGCGGCAGCTGACACGATCGAGATCCG GTCACCGCTTGGAGCGAGACGTCGAGACTGGTGGCCTTACGACACGCCACCACCGCAAAGCCATGCAAATCCAGAAGGGTGCCGCCGAAAGGGGCTTGGACGACCTGTCCAACTCGAACATTCTGCTAACGCCAACCAGTAGCGAGGTGGTGACCCCCACAACTCCCTCCGGAG TACTCGGAGCATCCGGTGAGATATTGCTAGAGAAGATCCTGGAGGAGGACAGCAGTTACGGTGATCCGGATTACTACTCGCGGAACGCCGGACAATCGCCGCCGGGCGCCGATAATGACAAGCGGTTGCTGCTCGGTAATGGCCATACTGGCGCCATCCACATGACCGATATCTAA
- the LOC120421136 gene encoding uncharacterized protein LOC120421136 isoform X4 translates to MHAVGIHSALAIKRQRKRRDVQRKVRERRYSIQSSESGETHSPHGSTRRKFHPHKVHMTENHNLDTKVVTSIGMLHIGVVFVVFGIFLLGAGFFPDNLSNQPAQTWHLLGKGSWWNELICTGLFAVGLGIFLIILNCVISNREEQDLESYVQRQLTRSRSGHRLERDVETGGLTTRHHRKAMQIQKGAAERGLDDLSNSNILLTPTSSEVVTPTTPSGAPKAARNGPQFQLQQYSEHPVRYC, encoded by the exons atgcaCGCCGTCGGAATTCACTCGGCGCTGGCCATCAAGCGGCAACGAAAGCGGCGCGATGTCCAGCGGAAGGTCCGCGAGCGCCGCTACAGCATACAGAGCTCCGAGAGCGGGGAAACGCACTCCCCGCACGGTTCCACCCGCCGGAAGTTCCACCCCCACAAGGTGCACATGACCGAGAACCATAACTTAGACACGAAG GTAGTCACAAGCATTGGAATGCTACACATAGGAGTCGTATTCGTAGTGTTCGGAATCTTTTTACTAGGTGCTGGATTTTTTCCAGATAATTTATCAAATCAACCGGCACAAACCTGGCATCTACTGG GCAAAGGCTCCTGGTGGAACGAGCTGATATGCACGGGACTGTTCGCCGTCGGTCTCGGCATCTTCTTAATCATCCTCAACTGTGTGATAAGCAATCGAGAGGAGCAGGACCTCGAGAGCTACGTCCAGCGGCAGCTGACACGATCGAGATCCG GTCACCGCTTGGAGCGAGACGTCGAGACTGGTGGCCTTACGACACGCCACCACCGCAAAGCCATGCAAATCCAGAAGGGTGCCGCCGAAAGGGGCTTGGACGACCTGTCCAACTCGAACATTCTGCTAACGCCAACCAGTAGCGAGGTGGTGACCCCCACAACTCCCTCCGGAG CTCCAAAAGCTGCGAGAAATGGCCCACAATTTCAATTACAG CAGTACTCGGAGCATCCGGTGAGATATTGCTAG
- the LOC120421136 gene encoding uncharacterized protein LOC120421136 isoform X5, whose product MHAVGIHSALAIKRQRKRRDVQRKVRERRYSIQSSESGETHSPHGSTRRKFHPHKVHMTENHNLDTKVVTSIGMLHIGVVFVVFGIFLLGAGFFPDNLSNQPAQTWHLLGKGSWWNELICTGLFAVGLGIFLIILNCVISNREEQDLESYVQRQLTRSRSGHRLERDVETGGLTTRHHRKAMQIQKGAAERGLDDLSNSNILLTPTSSEVVTPTTPSGAPKAARNGPQFQLQYSEHPVRYC is encoded by the exons atgcaCGCCGTCGGAATTCACTCGGCGCTGGCCATCAAGCGGCAACGAAAGCGGCGCGATGTCCAGCGGAAGGTCCGCGAGCGCCGCTACAGCATACAGAGCTCCGAGAGCGGGGAAACGCACTCCCCGCACGGTTCCACCCGCCGGAAGTTCCACCCCCACAAGGTGCACATGACCGAGAACCATAACTTAGACACGAAG GTAGTCACAAGCATTGGAATGCTACACATAGGAGTCGTATTCGTAGTGTTCGGAATCTTTTTACTAGGTGCTGGATTTTTTCCAGATAATTTATCAAATCAACCGGCACAAACCTGGCATCTACTGG GCAAAGGCTCCTGGTGGAACGAGCTGATATGCACGGGACTGTTCGCCGTCGGTCTCGGCATCTTCTTAATCATCCTCAACTGTGTGATAAGCAATCGAGAGGAGCAGGACCTCGAGAGCTACGTCCAGCGGCAGCTGACACGATCGAGATCCG GTCACCGCTTGGAGCGAGACGTCGAGACTGGTGGCCTTACGACACGCCACCACCGCAAAGCCATGCAAATCCAGAAGGGTGCCGCCGAAAGGGGCTTGGACGACCTGTCCAACTCGAACATTCTGCTAACGCCAACCAGTAGCGAGGTGGTGACCCCCACAACTCCCTCCGGAG CTCCAAAAGCTGCGAGAAATGGCCCACAATTTCAATTACAG TACTCGGAGCATCCGGTGAGATATTGCTAG
- the LOC120421136 gene encoding uncharacterized protein LOC120421136 isoform X3, translated as MHAVGIHSALAIKRQRKRRDVQRKVRERRYSIQSSESGETHSPHGSTRRKFHPHKVHMTENHNLDTKVVTSIGMLHIGVVFVVFGIFLLGAGFFPDNLSNQPAQTWHLLGKGSWWNELICTGLFAVGLGIFLIILNCVISNREEQDLESYVQRQLTRSRSGHRLERDVETGGLTTRHHRKAMQIQKGAAERGLDDLSNSNILLTPTSSEVVTPTTPSGAPKAARNGPQFQLQDTHYKSPSEWRISENNYYSTHILSNQYSEHPVRYC; from the exons atgcaCGCCGTCGGAATTCACTCGGCGCTGGCCATCAAGCGGCAACGAAAGCGGCGCGATGTCCAGCGGAAGGTCCGCGAGCGCCGCTACAGCATACAGAGCTCCGAGAGCGGGGAAACGCACTCCCCGCACGGTTCCACCCGCCGGAAGTTCCACCCCCACAAGGTGCACATGACCGAGAACCATAACTTAGACACGAAG GTAGTCACAAGCATTGGAATGCTACACATAGGAGTCGTATTCGTAGTGTTCGGAATCTTTTTACTAGGTGCTGGATTTTTTCCAGATAATTTATCAAATCAACCGGCACAAACCTGGCATCTACTGG GCAAAGGCTCCTGGTGGAACGAGCTGATATGCACGGGACTGTTCGCCGTCGGTCTCGGCATCTTCTTAATCATCCTCAACTGTGTGATAAGCAATCGAGAGGAGCAGGACCTCGAGAGCTACGTCCAGCGGCAGCTGACACGATCGAGATCCG GTCACCGCTTGGAGCGAGACGTCGAGACTGGTGGCCTTACGACACGCCACCACCGCAAAGCCATGCAAATCCAGAAGGGTGCCGCCGAAAGGGGCTTGGACGACCTGTCCAACTCGAACATTCTGCTAACGCCAACCAGTAGCGAGGTGGTGACCCCCACAACTCCCTCCGGAG CTCCAAAAGCTGCGAGAAATGGCCCACAATTTCAATTACAG gATACGCACTATAAATCGCCATCTGAATGGCGAATATCagaaaacaactattattcaacCCACATATTATCGAATCAG TACTCGGAGCATCCGGTGAGATATTGCTAG